Sequence from the Scomber scombrus chromosome 1, fScoSco1.1, whole genome shotgun sequence genome:
ATAACATAAATATCCAGTCTCCAGCACCAGATCACTCCTGAAGATCAAGTCAAGCTTTCATCCAAACAGCAGCACATCAGTCTCTGTCGGGGAACCATGAAGACGCTGCCGACTCTCATACTTCTGGCTCTGATCTGCTTCCTGCATCACAGCTCTGCAGGTCAGTGACTCTGCTTGACTTCCTCTGCTTGAGACGCCACAATAACTGCATTTAAAAGATAAAGtgttacaaatgtgtgtgtgtgtgtgtgtgtgtgtgtgtgtgtcacaggtcCGGTCGCTATAAGGCTTATTCATGAGGAACCATGCTGTCCAAGCTTCAGTCGAAGGATCATTCCTAAGCCAAAGGTGAAACATGTGGCGAAGACCCCGAGACGCTGTAAAACCACAGCAATTGTGTAAGTATactggttttgtttgttgtatttgcaTTAGATGGTGCACATGTTCATCATCTACTCCATATTGTTAGTATTTTTAATGCAATGATTAAAAgtaatttttaaagaaattcaaAGAAACATGCAATTGTGTCGTCAGTCAagcaaaaataaagtaaaatacatctttaaaagTAACATAgtgtagagtagagtagaggaTAGTGTTAAGTGCTGAATGTTAAGAAATCTGTGTTCACATGAAATATAAAAGTtacttaaaaataatgaatatactACTTTAAGATTAAACTACTTCATCATGAggtatcatattttttttgaaGTAAATTGATGTGTAACTGTGCAGGTAAAGATTTTAGATGCATGAGTTACAAGTTCAATGTTGATAGAAATAAGTAAGTAcctggaaaaacacaaaatacagtacTTAAAGCCCctaaaaatgtgatttcttaAGCATTTCTCTACAACAATTAATATTTatgattaaataaacaacaaaatactaaatacagACATCTGAGTTGTCAGTCAgcaaatgactgaaatgtttagTCTTTCCAGAGGGGAGCTGTTCAGGTTACTTAAGTTAagtaaattaatgaatgaaaatgactaTTGTTATGTTGTACTTCAGTAAAGGACCTGAACACTacagctgaaaaataaatgacactGTGTACAATTTTACAAAAATGACAGTGCAcaatatgttttgtgtgtttcttacaGAGTCACAACTGTGTGTGGTTCGAAGTCTTGTATCGATCCAAACTGGAGATGGGCGAAGAAACTGTTGGAAGAGTTTAAGAAGTTAACAGCTAACAACAGGTCACCTTCTGCCCCTTTCAACGTAGTCAAGTGTGAAAAGCAGAAGAGAAAGCATAAATCCAGTGtgaatttgatttaattgtcatattattgttttattggctGTATCAATGATGATTACACAGAAAAGTATCTTTATACATTAAAGTTGTCTTTaacattttcactttgaaaGTTTCATACCAGAGTTTTGTGTAAGATTATTAGAAAATAACAGTTAGTACTATTGTTTATTACtgatttttaattgtatgtttattattactaCGAGTTAATGCCCCTCTGTGTAACAGCTGTATCTTTCTATTTTAGCTTTTTGAGTGTTGGagttttatgtatttctgtGAATTGAGACAGGAGGTAAAGGCtatttaatcaaagtaaatcaatgattttatttacattgtacTATTTTATCCATCTATTTACATCCATCTAcgcaaaaatgtatgtaaatattgAAAGCCTCCCTATtcagcatttataagcagtatataaatgatttataacacTATAATCTAGTTGTGTGGTAATGTAAGGGAATTTTAGGTCAAGTGTTAACAACAGGATGGTATACGTGCAAAGAAATTTTGGGTGAGGCGCTAGGAAACAGGACGCTGGTCTGATTCTTGGCTGGATATCAGTCTCTGTGAAGTGAGAAGTGAAAGATGATTGTGTTAAAAATAGACCATTGTGTGTAAAAGCTTTTACAGTATTAAACAAATGTTTGTGTTCCGGCTGATCGCGTCTAATATGTTTATGAATATGAGATGTACAATGGATTCCTTGGTCTGATGTTTAACCCTCAGAGACACGACAGTTGTAAACATATTGAAAACACAGTTGTAATAAtctaaaatatgtgtttatagGACAACTTATAATTgttgacaaatactgtacattaatagaGTTAATATCTACTTATAACTGCTTCTAACTACATTATAATATGTTATACTACTCTTAACTCTTACCGTTATTCTACAATTAGTAGCAAAGAGACCAACAGCAaacgaggagagagagagagagagagagagagagagagagagagagagagagagagagagagagagagagagagagagagagagagagagagagagagagagagagagagagagagagagagagagagagagagagagagagagagagagagagagaaatgggtatgacatgTAACAAAGGTCCCTTATCCAGATTGGAAACTGGGACGTTGCAGGTATGAGAACAATTCGGTTTATCAGGGGTCTGAGattcttttccttttcaaacTTGACAGTGACTCAAGTTACATCGTTTGAGGCTATTCATCAGATTTCATCACAGCCTGTATATAAAGGTGGATGTAGCCATGTGTGATTGGTTTGCATTGAAGGTGGGTTGAAGCACAAAGTTGAAGCTTACAGTTGTCGCCTTTCACGCTCTGGAAACACGTCCCACACTACCTCAGACCCAAGCTAATATTACCTTACTTGTTTTGTAATCAAGGAACATTAAACTGAAATTTTGAGACAATAGTCCGACTCAGTGTGAGTCCTGGATCTGTTAATGAACCCCTacatggcagacatcaaagctactataagtcttcaaatcttataaatagagcaataatttccaaaatgaccaccagcacacttattagaggccCTGAATTTAGAGATcgagaccataatgactcattgaaaataattaataatttacacACTGGGAGTCATTTGGAGCATCTTGTGGCTGCTTTTAGTTGCTGCTTGGATTTaacacagctccctctggagccacaaaaaAGGCTTCATGCCACTTTTTACAAATATGTTGTGCTGCTCCTCAACACCTGAAAACACTCTATGAGGTTtcctttaaattaaaagatAATCATAACAATTTATGCATTTCCATTCacctataaaacattttatctaTATCATTCCAGTCAGCTCGGTATCAGTGCTGAAACTCAAGATTCATATGTGCAATTGTGTTTAAAAACTTCACATAAGTTCCTGTCTTCTGCAacgatgccaacgcggaagtaacttaaaactgcattctatcaaaaggccaccagggggcgaccgttttgtgttgaaaaggacttccgtctctatacaagtcaatggagaattcaccaacttctcacttgatttctaacctcagtaaacgttttcaaaatgtgtttatggtctcaatcgctagtttaaagccttcttcaatgcagtatgatgttcatttgggaaattttggcctccctgattttatatgtgacgataaagcagggtatgcattagggcgtggctacgtggtgattgacaggttgattgattcacaggttcaggagctcggacagatagactgtatgaaaatagccgtgaacttgtttccaGGTTGCAGTAGGTAGGCGTGCATATACAGTTGGTCTTATGATGTCATTATAATGGAGCaattgggaaaaaaaatgtatatcctGATCAAAATTATATAATCAAATTGTTGAGTaacttttatttgtaacatCACAGTGAAAGTTGCAGAGCAGCAAGGTTCAGTTgtagttttaatgtgtttcaatCTGTACATAATGTGCTTTAAAGAGTACCATTTAGTGTTTCTTGTtgctattaaaatataattaagtacagtatatattcaCCAAGCCTGACTGCTAATTCTTTATTCTGGTAGCTATCAGTGTTTCATCATGTTAAATTTCACACATTCAGTTTCTTTCTTAGGAGTCTTTCTCTGTACTCAAGTTCGCAGAAATAACCAGACTCACTTCTCTCTATTTCCCTATAATTATATTGTGGTTTATATTGTGTGAAGTAAAaaaatctcttctttttttgctgtgtaAGTGTGAACACAGTTTATTTGTTCTCAGAAAGAGCGCACGTTTGTTTCTGGTGGAAACggatgaggaagaaaaaaatcacaaagtgTCGAGTGTGCAGATAACACATCTACTAATATTACTACAACTATGACTGCTAATAAGCTTCTGATTTTTgcacaatatttgttttaataggTTTCATGAGCTTTTATATGTGTGGcattttattcttattctttattttttttaagtcactTCACTGTACgcacatttttattctaaatataaacaacaaaatacactttCTATTAATCAAAAAAGAGCAGGgtgaagaaaaaatgtttattgcCTGCTCCCTTCACACTCATACATGACCAAAGACAGACGAGTAAACCTAAACATTTAGTTCATATTGTCCAAATATTTTATCTCcaatcatttgaacatttattataatgaaaccatgtgagaagtttaaagggaaaaatcactatttggtggagctgttaacaactcatagacatctgaaatgtgagcctgactacacactgctttggCTTCTTTAacagtgtgttgtattttaaaagcttgttatattatccattgtgtcaaatctctCCCTGCCAgttgtttcagttttattcatcCAGGTTTTCAGATCTTTTGTCTCTACTTTAAAACAAAGGAGGAGAACTGAATTTCATGATTGTTGCTCTCAGCTTTGAGAACAAAAAACTACAACATCTCTGCCCTGGATCATCATTCTGGTTCTCTGCAGACGTCACTGTGAACTTTATAGGAACTATTTCTTCAGTAGTTCCAGTGAATGCTGACCACGTCTGTTAAAATGTGACATCGGTCTGTGACCTTTCATTTGTGGTTAATAACCACATCAGCAGAGTAGTAtgatcagcaaaatgtacttaaagtatcatAAAGTACTCATTATGCAGAGCAGCTTATTTAGagtgttataatataatattatatggtttgtttgtatcactaacaaatacatttaagagcattttaatgttgtatgttgttgtgGAATCATTTTTAGAAAATTTGGTTAGAGTAACAGTACACAAAGAACATTTACTCCATTATAATTAAAAGTTCAAAGATAGGTAACATCACTATAAAATTGACTGACTCAGTAGTTTTCTTTTCCTATTTTCACTTCCTCGTGTGCAGCAGCCTTTCTACGAACGTGCTGTACTTGGTAGTAAACAAACAGACTTCCCCTTTCTTAATGTTGAGAGGAAGCTCAGTTTAACAATGaaatttcacacttttttttcccttttgacAATTATTCTGCCGCCGCCGCCGTTTTTTTTACTGATTCCTCAGTGATTTTGGGGAAGTAATTAAAGACGTATTTAGATCCTTAACTTCGGTGGACTTGATACTGCAATCTCAAAATGCTTTGTTAATAGTTAAACATCCTCTATTCAAAATTGTCTATGAATAAAAGTACACTAGTATTACCAGAACAATGTACTTAGTGTCATGTTGGTTATTATGCAGTATAATAACCACATCTTATTCTTATTAGTGTATGGAGACATCACCTAAATTAGTTTAATTAGCCACATTTGTGCGTGTCTGCGGGGCATTGTAATCCACAATAATGCACcatcttttatatattttgtagttAAAAGCAAAGTAGCAACGTTAGCAGACAAATATAAGCAAGTTAAAAAGTTGAATATGTCCTCTGACTTTTAGTGATAGATGTATAAGGTGCCACAGATTGGAAACACTCTCATAAAGTTAAAgtatttgtaaatgttttggagTGCCTCAGGTAATCATAATCGGTCCACTATTATTGTGTATATTAATGACCTCTGCTTTGTATATGAATAatcttcttgtgttttttatccTGACACCAAATTAATCTTTTTCTCTTCCACAAACAGATTTCCATTTCTCTATTTAACACACTGCCACCAAATTATCTGCTCCTATAACACTGTCAGAGTTTTTGAAAAAATCAATGCATAGTTTGGTAAcatcacttctttctaactctGTGCTtcctgcatgttttcatttccaaacttgtagtcttcagcCCCAACTGACACTAACTCAAGTAAGACTGTATATACGGATGAGTGAAGCAAGGTGTGATGTTACCTGTTGGTTTCATTGGATCTGGTTTGAAGCCAGAAGTTGCAGCTTATGTTTGGTGAAGACTTTtacatttggagccaggaccttcaaATAATTTGGAGCCAGTATGGTGTGTTGCCTTTCACACCACACTACCTCAGATCCATGCTAATGTTAACTTAGTTGTCttgtaatcaagtaacattaaacttggTGAAATTTTGAGACAATAGTCCAACTCAGTGTGAGTCCTGGAGAGCAgtaggtgagccaactgtcaatcaaccCCCACGTAGCAGaaatcaaagctactataagtcttcaaatctttaACAGAGTAATAAGGATTTATTGATCATTTGTTGATTATGGGTGTCTGgtttttgctgtgttgtttcttcatGTTGATTGTGTTGCTGTCTCAGTTCCAGTGAGACAACCTGAGTGAACATAGTTTAAAATAAGAGAGCGTCCCTCAAGCTAATGTCTGTCTCGGATAGAAAtcccctctctcttcttgtCGGCAGGAATATTCCATGAATGTAACCTAAAATGAGAAGcagcaattaaaacatacatttctgtAAGGCTTTTTTGCAGAATtgtattacactttttttttctctctgtagaGCACAAAATAGCACtcgacagagaaaagaggaaagagatggACACCACACGCTACTTTCTTAGAACAGTTAACACTTCGAAAATTATTTGAAATGGACTCCACTGTGTATAAAAGGAGCCCAGAGCAGAGTCTCCAGAACCAGATCACCCCTGAAGATCAAGATCAAGCTTTCATCCAAACAGCAACACATCAGTCTCTGTCGGGGAACCATGAAGACGCTGCCGACTCTCATACTTCTGGCTCTGATCTGCTTCCTGCATCACAGCTCTGCAAGTCAGTGACTCTGCTTGATTTCCTCTGCTTGAGACGCCACTATAACTGCATTTAAGAGACAGAGTGTGAcaaatgtttatgtatgtgtgtccacAGGTCTGTTTGGTCCAGGTGATGTCTCTGCTGAACCATGCTGTCCAGGCTTCACTAAAAGGTTAATTCCCAAGCCGAAGGTGAAACATGTGGCGAAGACTTCGAATAGCTGTAAAATCACAGCGATTGTGTAAGTATACAGGTTTTGTTTGTTGGATTTGCATTAGATGGTGCACATGTTAATCATCTACtctatattattaatacttCTAATGCAAACTACTTTATATCGAGAGGTTATTTAATCTATAACGATGCCTCATATTTTATGAGGattcatatatttttgtatgtaaatCCACGTCTAACTGTGCAGGTAAAGATGTCAGATTAATAAGTTAGAAATACACTATTACACTTCTAAAATGCTGcgaaatataaatattaaaataagtaaaagtacctgAAAATACAGAATACAGTACTTAGAGCccctgaaaatgtaatttctgaaGTATTTCtctaaaacaataaatattttaactaaataagcaacaaaacacaaatatagaaatCTTAGATGCCAGTCGGcaaatgattgaaatgtttaGTAGTTTTTAGAGTCTCCACAGGGGGGAACTGTTTAGTTATTGTGTGAACAGACCTGCTGGTCCAAAACAGGATGGATTTCCacttccagcagctacaacagtaacatgctgctctaacactgatgcttcactattaataatctaatgatgtcatatataataatatatcagtcagaggaccaaaccactacttttactgtaatactgcatactacatcaagctcataatacttatgaaTTATATTGTGCACATGTTAATCATCTACTCCACAGATCCCCTAAATACTTGATTTGacaaaaatgtagttttcaGAGTCTCCACATGAGGAGAGCTGTTTAGTCATTATGTGAACAGACCTGCAAATTCAATACAggattaatttgattaatttcgTTTTCTGCTACTTTACAATTATACTTCACTTAAtttctgaaataaatattgtacatttgacttcttacaaaaagcagtgtgtagtcgggctcacatttcagatgtctatgagttgttaacagctccaccaaatagtgatttttccctctaaacttttcacatggtttcatttcaataaatgttcaaatgatccaatatttcagcaaaaatcaaagattagagaaaaagtccaaaaactgaaaaaagatttgtgtatcagaacttagttttttcctgtttacatGGCTGTTTTTcgtacttttacttcagtaaagggACTGAtaatttaattctttttttccgAGAAGAAATTTTTATAGGACCTGTACCCTGAAATGTTTAGTAGTTTTCAGAGTTTTCACTGTTCAGGTTACTTAAGTAAAGTAAATTAATGAaggaaaatgattatttttatgttgtacATCAGTAAAGGACCTGAACACTACAGCTGTGtacaattacacaaaaataacagtgcacaatatgttttgtgtgtttcttacaGAGTCACAACTGTGTGTGATGTGACGTCTTGTATCGATCCCGAATGGCAATGGGCGAAGAATCTGTTGGATGAATTTGAGACAGCAACTTTTAACAACACGTCACCTTCTGCTCCTTTCAACACATCCAactgtgacaaagaaaaaaaattgcagaaaGCCAGCGGGTGAATGCTGTTCCGTTATTacatgtaataatgtaattcatttaatttttatattattgttttattggctGTATCATTGATGattacacagtctttaacatTTTCACTTTGAATGTTTCATACCATAGATTGGTGTAGGATTATTGGAAAATAACAAGTGGTACTACTGTTTATTACgggtttttaattgtatgtttattattactatgAGTTACTGCCCCTCTGTGAAACAGCTGTATCTTTCTATTTTGTACTTAGTTTTCAGCTTTTTGAGAGTTGGAGCTcgatgtgttttttgtgtattgAGACAGAAggtaaaagttatttaaaataaataatttaatgtaaattatactATTTAAAAGGGGGGAAAGATCCGCTACAAATTGTGAATACACATCCAGCTACGCAaatatgtgtgtacattttgaaatgtaatattatataaatgttgatGTGAACGTCTGTGTTGGTTTTCAAGAATAAATTATAGAAATACAAATGTCATTGAGTGTTAATTTCagtagtatttaaaaaaaaaagaataaaatatgaagctaaaatgtcatcattactgcaataataataacaacacatGTGAGCCTCCCTATtcagcatttataagcagtatacaaatggtttataac
This genomic interval carries:
- the LOC133985658 gene encoding C-C motif chemokine 14-like isoform X2, whose amino-acid sequence is MKTLPTLILLALICFLHHSSAGPVAIRLIHEEPCCPSFSRRIIPKPKVKHVAKTPRRCKTTAIVVTTVCGSKSCIDPNWRWAKKLLEEFKKLTANNRSPSAPFNVVKCEKQKRKHKSSVNLI
- the LOC133985857 gene encoding C-C motif chemokine 22-like isoform X2 → MKTLPTLILLALICFLHHSSASLFGPGDVSAEPCCPGFTKRLIPKPKVKHVAKTSNSCKITAIVVTTVCGKESCLDPEWPQAKKLLAEFEKATANNKLPSAPFNISKCDKQKKQQ
- the LOC133985857 gene encoding C-C motif chemokine 22-like isoform X1 produces the protein MKTLPTLILLALICFLHHSSASLFGPGDVSAEPCCPGFTKRLIPKPKVKHVAKTSNSCKITAIVVTTVCDVTSCIDPEWQWAKNLLDEFETATFNNTSPSAPFNTSNCDKEKKLQKASG